TAAAGAGGTTGATTTTTGGCTGGAACCGAAGGAAACATGCCGTTTTGAAATTCCAGTGTGGCTTCGTCCGGGAATTTACTGCTCAAAGGTGTTTTTTATTGGTGAAGAAACAAGATATTATAAAGATGATTATTGGTCTTTTGTGAGTGTTTTTGAAGTGTCGTAAAACCCTCGCCACCCATATCCCACCGCATCATCAGGCGCGAAATCATTGAACCCCGCTTAACAAACCGTCCTGTATACATTCTGAATACAGAAAATGCCCATCCCTTTTTAATATTCCTGCAAAACGCACTGATTTTGTTTAAATTACCTACTCTAGGGTCAGCCCCTGACCGTACTACATTGTCGTTTTTCATCGTTCTCACGGCTGCTGCATGGATTCGAAGAACACGATCAGAGACAGGCTTCTCGGCGCTCTAACGGAATCGGGCCGCGGCAGCGGCGGCCTCCGGTCGCAGATCGACTGCATCGCCGGCATCACCACCGGCATCATCTACCTCCTCGACCCGGACGGAAAGTTCGTGTTTGTCAACAAAGCGGTCGAGGAGATGCTCCATTACGATCCCGACGAGCTTATCGGAAAACATTTTTCGGTGATCCTTCCGCCGCTCGAATACCTGCGGGTGGGGCGGCGCGCGGTGCTGCCGAGAATCACGGGCACCAGCACCGGGAGCGCGCACGCGCCCAAGCTGTTCGACGAGCGCCGCACGGGCCAGCGCAAAACCAAGAACCTCGAAGTGCAGCTCATCTCGAAATCGCAGCGCCACGTCAGGCTTGCCACCGGCGACGTCACGGGCATCATCGCGGTCGAAGGCGTGTACGACCGCGGGCCCGCGCACGGCGGCAGCGGCCGGGCCGCCGGTTTTGTCGGCAGCCAGGGGCTGATCGTTGACATCACCGGATACAAGAAGGCACAGCGGGAGCGGCTCGGCGTTCATCACCGCCTGCTCGAGCTGCAGAAAATGGACGCGGTCGGCAGGCTCGCCGAGGGGATCGGCCACGATTTCAACAACAAGCTGGGCACGATCATCGGGTGCGCCGAGATGATCAAGGAGAATTACGCCCAGCGGTCGCCGGAGATCAATGCCTGCATCGAGCCGATCCTCTCGGCAAGCAGGCACGCGGCCGACCTTGCGGCCAAGCTGCTCGAGTTCGGGCGCAGGGGCCCCACCGCGGAAGAAGACGTGCGGGTCCACGCGCTCATCGACGACATGGTGACGCTGCTGGAGCACACCATTGACAAACGCATAGCCATCCGGCGGTCGCTTTGCGCCGAACCGCCCGTGGTGCGCGGCGACGCGGGACAGATCCAGAGCGCGCTGCTGAACATCGTGATGAACGCCTGCGACGCCATGCGCCACGGCGGGGCGCTTGTCCTGGCGACCGCAGTGCACGACAACGACGCCGCCTTCAGGCAGGCGCATCCGTCCGCGAAGGGGGCCGACCGCTACGCAAGGGTGTCGGTTATTGACAACGGCGAAGGCATGGACGGCGAGACCAAGGCGCGGATGTTCGAGCCGTTCTTCACCACGAAAGCGGAATGTTCCTCGCTGGGCATGGGGCTCAACGGCGTCGTGAAAATGGTGCGGACGCACAAGGGGTTCATCGAGGTCGAGAGCGACCCGGGGAAAGGCACGCGGGTCGATTTGTTCATTCCTCTTGCCGGCGTTGAACCGCAGTCCGTGCGGGGTTCGGCCGCAAACGGCCGGATTCTCAGGGGGGCGGGCCGGATCCTTGCCGTGGACGACGAGATCGAGTTCCTCGGCGTGCTCAAGCACATGCTCGAGGATCTCGGGTACAGCGTGGTGGCGGTTTCGAGCGACCGGGAGGCCGTTGCATATTACCGCAAACACAGCTCCTCCGTCGACTGCGTCGTGATCGACGTGATGATGCCGGAGCTTTCCGGACGCGAATGCTTCCGCGAGATGAAAAAAATCAATCCCAGCGTGAAAGCGGTGGTCTCGACCGGTTACGGCCTGAACCCCGAGGTCGAGGCGTTTCTCAAGGACGGCGCCCGAGACTACATCCACAAGCCGTTTGACAACGCCAAACTGTCGCAGGTCCTCGCAAAGGTGATGCAGCTATCCGCCGAACGTTGATCTCTTCACGGTTTTCTTGATGTTTTATTCTTGACTGCAAGCGACGGGGTCCGCCTATTAGAATTGACATCAGGAAGGGAAAACCGTATAATTTCAATCAGAGTTCCCGCACTAAATCCCGGAATGACGGTTTTTCACCTTTCTTTTCACTATTTGAATGAAGGGAGCGCTGTATGAACTGGTATCTTGCCGTTTTAAAAAAATACGCGGTGTTCAGCGGCAGGGCGAGGCGGAGGGAATACTGGATGTTTGCCTTGTTCCAGATCATTTTTTACGTTGCCGCCGCCATACTCGACAATGTGTTTCATACAAAATTGCAGGGCGAGTTGTACGGCTTGTTCTATTGCCTCTACGCGCTGGCGACCTTCCTGCCGAACCTCGGCGTCACCGTGCGCAGGCTGCACGACGTGGGCAAGAGCGGCTGGTTTATGCTCATCGCGCTGATCCCGATCATCGGTGCGATCTGGCTGCTTGTCCTGATGTGCAGGGACGGGGACCAGGGACAGAATGATTACGGGCCGGATCCGAAGGAAAACGTTGGGGAAGTTGTTGCCTGATCGAAAATTGACTGATAAGAGAGTTGATTACGCTCAGTCAAGCGATAAGAGAGAATGATATTTGTCAGGATTGGATGCGGTCGTTCGATTGGCGCCATTGCAATATGAGAAGGCGAAAATGTGCGCCGCCGCGTTGGCAGGACTGAAGGCCGCGCCGGAGCGCGGTGCTGCCCCGCCCTCGCCGTGGTCGTCGAGTAGCCGCTTTTAAACAGCGTATCGAGACGCAGGCATATACGGCGGTGGCAGCCCGAGTGCAAAGCACGAGATCGGAAAAACGGACACCCGGTTGCAGGGGCGAAAAATTCATCGCCCCACAACCGGGGGAACGCCCAATTTACTTATTAGAATTTATCAAATCTTCCGCGATACTCCTCGCCGCCGCCTTTCCCGCACCCATTGCCAAGATAACCGTTGCCGCGCCGGTCACGATGTCGCCGCCGGCATAGACGAACTTCTTGGAAGTGCGGCCGTCTGCCTCGTTCGCTTCAATGCCGCCCCATTTGGAGCGTTTGATGTCGGGCGCGGTTTCGGGAATGAGCGGGTTGGGGCTGTTGCCGATCGCGATGACCGCGACGTCGCAGGCAATATCGAACTCGCTGCCCCTGACCGGCATCGGCCTGCGCCGTCCCGATTCGTCGGGCACGCCGAGTTCCATGCGCAGGCAGCGCATGCCCTTGACAAATCCCTGTTCGTCCGCGAGCACGGCAACGGGGTTCGTGAGCAGTTGAAAAATGATGCCTTCTTCCTTTGCGTGATGGATTTCGGCGGCGCGGGCCGGCATTTCGGTTTCGGTGCGGCGGTACACGATGGTCGAGGTTTCGGCACCGAGCCGAAGCGCGGTGCGCGCCGCGTCCATGGCGACGTTGCCGCCGCCCACGGTCACCACGTGCCTGCCGCGGATGATGGGCGTGTCCGCGTCGTCCTTGTACGCCCTCATGAGGTTGTTCCGCGTGAGGTATTCGTTGGCCGCATATACGCCGATGCTGTTTTCCCCGGGAATGTGCATGAAGGAGGGGAGGCCGGCGCCGGAGCCGATGAATATTGCGCTAAAGCCCTCTTCGTTCATGAGGCCGTCGATGGTGGCGGTCCTGCCCACGATGAAGTTCCGTTCGAGCTTCACGCCCATTTTTTCAAGATAGCTGATTTCTTTTCTGACAATCTCCTTGGGCAGTCTGAACTCGGGGATGCCGTACACGAGCACGCCGCCGGGCTCGTGAAACGCCTCGAAAATGGTGACGTCGAATCCCTCTTTGACAAGCTCGCCCGCCGTGGTGAGCCCCGCGGGACCCGAACCCACGACCCCGACCTTTTTTCCGTTTTTCGGCTTTAGGGCGGGCATGACGAACGTGCCTTGCGCCATTTCGTAGTCGGCAACAAAACGCTCGAGGTTGCCGACAGCTATGGGCGAGCCTTTCGTTCCGAGCGTGCATTTGATTTCGCACTGGGTCTCCTGCGGGCATACCCTGCCGCAGATGGCGGGCAGCGAATTTGTTTCCTTGATCTTGCGCGCAGCTTCCAGAAATTTGCCCTCTGCTACGAGCTTGATGAATTCCGGGATTTTCACGCTGACCGGGCACCCTTCCACGCACGGGGGCTTTTTGCACTGGAGGCAGCGCTTTGCCTCGGTCATCGCCTCGGCCTCGGTATAGCCGAACGGCACTTCGTTGAAATTCTTGACGCGGGCCTTCGGGTCCTGTTCCTTCATGGCCGTGCGCGTCGCGCGGGGAAATGATTTGTTTTTTGCTGTCATGCTGGCCTGCCTGTGATGATGCAGTTGTGCCGTTCCATGGCGTTTTTCTCGAACATGCGGTAGCCGTTGAGGCGCTTCATCATCTCGTCCCAGTCTATTTTCGACGCGTCGAATTCCGGTCCGTCAACGCAGGCGAACTTGGTGACGCCGCCCACGGTGACGCGGCACCCGCCGCACATGCCCGTGCCGTCGATCATGATCGGGTTGAGCGACACATAGGTCTTTATGCCCGCGGCCACCGTGACCGCCGAGGTGACTCTCATCATGATCGCCGGGCCGATCACCACGCTGAAATCGAATTTCTCGCCGTCGGCGAGCAGCTTTTTGACCACGTCGGCGGCAAAACCCCTTATGCCCTTTGTCCCGTCGTCAGTGGTGATGATCAATGTGTCCGCCTGCTGCTTCATTTCGCTCTCCAACAACAGTAGATTCGCGCTGCGCGCGCCCAATATTGCGATGATGTCGTTGCCCGCCTCCTTGAGCGCGGTCACGATGGGGAAGAGCGGGGCAATGCCGACGCCGCCGCCGATGCATAGGCACCTGCCGTAATTTTCGATGTGCGTGGGCCTGCCGAGCGGTCCGGCAAGGTCGATGATCTCGTCGCCTTCGCGGAGAATGGAGAGTATCTTTGTCGATTTTCCCACCACCTGGAAAATGATTTCGATCCAGCCTTCCCGGCCGTCTGCGTTCGCGATCGTGAGCGGCACGCGCTCTCCCTCGGTGGTCGCGCGCAGGATGATGAACTGGCCCGCCCGCCGCATCCTGGCGATGCGCGGCGCGTCAACCCGGTAGCGATACACGAGATCGGACAGCTGCTCTTTCTTCAGGATTTTCGGCATGAGAAGAAATACCTTTCACTATGGGACAAACTATCTATAAATTACGTTGTTTACAGGGACGAAAGGTATGCGGGCGTCATGGACGGTGTATAATTTCCGGCGCATATAGCAGCTTCGCTGCCGAAGGATGGTGACAGAAATACGCCATTTTTGTTTTCTGGAATGATATTTTTTCGGTTTTGCCCGGGTTTTGGTTCTATTTGGAACTTTGGATGCGCATTTCAATACCCATGTTTTTGCGCTTCATTTCGTTGAGTGTGCCTCTCAATTGTAACGTACAAGCCTCACAAAGATCAATTTTTCTTGCCCCGGGCGGAAAATAGGGATACAGCTCATAATTGCTTTGTGACAGTTCCAATTTCGGCCCCTTGAAACATTTAAAGGTGGACGCCTTTCCGTCTGCTTCATGACCGCATACGTCGCATTTCCAAATGTTCATGGATTTTCCTTTTCCTAAAGAGTGCGGGTCAAGGAACCGTCATAGCTAAAAATGAACACGATAGCATAAAAGCAAAAAGTAAACCACCTATTGACACAAGGACAGGCCATAGAGGCGGAATCGGACCCGCCCGATTGGTTAAGTAACATTTCCCGACATTTTCGTATCGTTACAGGGTTTTATCACATTTTTGTCCGACTTTCATGAAATCGATTCCTTATTCCAATAGTACTTCCCGAATTTCTTATTTGGCACAACGCTTGCATTTATCAAACGCAGGAAAAAAAACTCGCTATGTCGCGAGCGGCTTTTCAATAATGTCAAGGAGGCTTCGCATGAATTCCGCATTGCCGGCCATCAACACCGGAGACACCGCCTGGATGATCGTCGCGACCGCGCTCGTCATGCTCATGACGCTGCCGGGGCTCGCGCTTTTCTACGGCGGCATCGCAAAAAGAAAGGACACGCTCAACGTCATCGCCATGTCGTTTGTCACGTTCGCCATGGTGAGCGTGCTGTGGATCGTCTATGGATATTCGCTCGCTTTCGGGACCGACGTGAGCGGCATCATCGGGAATCTGCAACGGTGCATGATGAGCGGCATCAAGGTGGGAACGCTGTCCTCGTATCAGAACACCATTCCTGAATTCATTTACGTCGTGTTCCAGCTCACCTTCGCCGCCATCACGGTCGCGCTCGCGAGCGGCGCCTATATCGAGCGCATGAAATTTTCCGCGTGGATACTGTTTTCGGTGCTCTGGCTTACGCTCGTGTATTGCCCGGTGGCGCATTGGGTCTGGGGCAACGGGTTTCTGGCCAAACTCGGCGCGCTCGATTTTGCGGGCGGTACGGTCGTGCACATCAACGCCGGCGTCGCGGCGCTGGTCGGCGCTCTGGTGCTCGGCAGGCGGAGGGAATCGTCTCTCATGCCGAGCAACCTTGTCTCGACCGTCACCGGCGCGGGACTCCTGTGGTTCGGATGGTTCGGTTTCAACGCGGGGTCGGCTCTGACCGCAAGCGGACTGGCCTGCGCGGCGTTCCTCAACACCAATACTGCGACGGCGACCGCTGCGGTCGCCTGGATGGTCACCGAGTGGATCTTCCACAAAAAACCCACCGTGCTCGGGCTCGCGTCGGGCGCCGTGGCGGGGCTCGTTGCGATCACGCCCGCCGCCGGGTTCGTCAACGTGGGCGGCTCGATCATCATCGGGACCCTGGCCGGTGTAGTTCCCTACTTCATGGTTGCGTTTGTAAAGGCAAGGCTCGGTTACGACGATTCGCTCGACGCCTTCGGCATCCACGGGATCGGCGGCACCCTCGGCGCGCTGTTGACCGGTTTTCTCGCCGATCCGGCGATCAACGCGGCCGGCAAGGGGTTGTTCTACGGCAACCCGGGCCAGGTAAGGGTCCAGCTCATCGCCATCGGCGTGGTGGTCCTATACGACGCGATCGTCACCTTCGGCATCTTCATGCTCATCAAGGCCGTGACCGGCGTGCGCGTGAACGCGGACGACGAAGTGATCGGCATGGACCAGAGCGCCCATGGCGAACGCGCGATTGGGTACTGAAAAAAGAAAACAAAAATCCCACAAGGAGAGTCCATGAAATACGTCATTGCGATCATCCAGCCCGTGAGGCTCGAGGCGGTGAAAAAAGCATTGAGCGGCATCGAGGTGTTCAGACTTACCGTTTCAAACGTTGAGGGGGTGGGCCGCCAGAAGGGGCACACCGAAATCTACCGCGGCCACGAATACGAGATAAACTTTGTGGGAAAGGTGAAACTCGAGATCGCGGTGAACGACGAGTTTTTGGAGCCGACCATCCAGGCGATCGCCTCCTCCGCGCGCAACGGCAAAGGCCAGGTGGGCGACGGCAAGATATTCGTGCTTCCGCTCGAGGATGTGATGAGGATCAGGACCGGCGAACGCGGCAAAGAGGCGATATAACGGCCGGCATATAATAGCATGAAATGACGAGTTGTAAAGAGAGGAAATCAAATGAAAAGGCCATTGCATCTTCTGTTTGGAACAACGCTTCTTATCTGCGCGATGGATGCGGGCGCCACCTTGTCCACCCTTATCTGGCAGCCGGCAGTCGACATCCAGCCGTTCCTTAATCCGCATTTCGGGTGGGACTCCTATATCTCCCTCAAACAGCCGTTCGTTACGACGTTGAACGGCGGTATCACCATGGGCGTGCTTCCGTTTAAACGGATCCAAATGGAAGTCGGGATTGACTACCGGGATTTAAACGGTAACCATATTTTTCCGTGGTATGCAAATGCCAAACTCGGCTCGCCGGAGGGATCGTTTTTCAAATACCAGCCGGCAATCGTCGCCGGCGTCTACGATCTGGGGTTCAATTGGAACCAGCACGACAGCCCCACCAATTACGACATCATTTTCGGCCAGCTCGGCGAAACACTGTGGAAGCTGGGCCGGTTCACGGTGGGCGGATTTTACGGAAACCCAAAGCTTCTCGTGAAAGCAAGCAGTCTTGACGCGAGCGGAACGCCGAAACGGGACAACGTCGGCGTTCTTCTGGGATGGGACCGGGTGCTATCGGAGCTCACCGGCAAGCTGTGGCTCTGTGCGGAATATCAGGGCACCTACAGCGGCTACGGTGCGTTGAGTTTCGGGTTCTCCTGGTCTTTTTCGCCGAATGTGAGTGTCATTTATGGCGTTGACTTTTTCAACGACAGCAAAACCTACGCGCCGGCAGGGACGGTGCAGCTGGATATCAATTTGTTCTGACAAAAAAGATAGGGATGATATGATGGTCATTCCCGCGGAAGCGGGGATCCAAGCCTAATTTCTCGGTGGGAAAAAGGTGGACTGCCGCTTCCGCGGAAGTGACAGGAAAACGCAATTTTATCAATAAGGGAAACAAATTTATTCAATCAGATTCCGCCGCAAGATCGTCAAGCATCATAGTCATATATTTTTTTATTTCGGTAAAGCCTTTTTCGTTTCCCAGCATTTTCTCCGGCGTCTGCACATATTTGTCATTTGTCAAATCATCGGGTCCGCTTTTTATCCACGCCGCCACGTCGTCCCGGGAGACCTCGAGGTGGAACTGCATGCCGATCACCCGCCCGCCGAACACGAACGCCTGGTTCGCGCAGACGTCGCCGGTCGCGGCGAGCGCCGCGTTTTTCGGGATGTCAAAGGTTTCCCCGTGCCATTGATACGCGATGAGACGATCAGGGAATCTTGACAGCGCCTTGATTGACCGCCCTGTTTTTGTCAATTTCAATTCGTACCAGCCGATTTCCTTGTATCTGTTTTTACTGACCTTGGCCCCGAGCGCGTTTGCCATGAGCTGGGATCCAAGACAAAACCCGAGAACGGTCTTCCCGGCATCAATTGCGGATTTGATAAACCGCTTTTCATCCTTGAGCCACGGGAAGACGTTTTCATCGTTGACGCTCATGGGGCCGCCCATGATCACGAGCCAGTCTATTTCGTCAAGCTTGGGGAGTGCTTTGCCGTCGAAAAAGGATGTTTTCGTGATTGGACAATCGCGTTTTCTCGCCCATTCCTCGATGGTGCCGGGGCCTTCCTGCGGAGCATGTTGGAAATAATGAAGCCTCATTGATTTCTTTTAGGTGATTTTTTTAGTGAAATAGTTATTGAACTGTCAGACACCGCTGAAGGGGTTATGCATGACGGAAAACGCCGGATTGACCTATGAATCAAACAATCGCAATAAGTAAAAGGCCGGTCCTCATTACAAATCAACCGTTGATTCCTGTCCGGTTCCGGGCGTTTTATCTTTTTGATTATGGCTTTCTCTGTGTCCTCCGTGTCTCCGTGGCAATCTTTTTTTACCCTATCGCCACC
The Chitinivibrionales bacterium genome window above contains:
- a CDS encoding response regulator, translating into MDSKNTIRDRLLGALTESGRGSGGLRSQIDCIAGITTGIIYLLDPDGKFVFVNKAVEEMLHYDPDELIGKHFSVILPPLEYLRVGRRAVLPRITGTSTGSAHAPKLFDERRTGQRKTKNLEVQLISKSQRHVRLATGDVTGIIAVEGVYDRGPAHGGSGRAAGFVGSQGLIVDITGYKKAQRERLGVHHRLLELQKMDAVGRLAEGIGHDFNNKLGTIIGCAEMIKENYAQRSPEINACIEPILSASRHAADLAAKLLEFGRRGPTAEEDVRVHALIDDMVTLLEHTIDKRIAIRRSLCAEPPVVRGDAGQIQSALLNIVMNACDAMRHGGALVLATAVHDNDAAFRQAHPSAKGADRYARVSVIDNGEGMDGETKARMFEPFFTTKAECSSLGMGLNGVVKMVRTHKGFIEVESDPGKGTRVDLFIPLAGVEPQSVRGSAANGRILRGAGRILAVDDEIEFLGVLKHMLEDLGYSVVAVSSDREAVAYYRKHSSSVDCVVIDVMMPELSGRECFREMKKINPSVKAVVSTGYGLNPEVEAFLKDGARDYIHKPFDNAKLSQVLAKVMQLSAER
- a CDS encoding DUF805 domain-containing protein, whose product is MNWYLAVLKKYAVFSGRARRREYWMFALFQIIFYVAAAILDNVFHTKLQGELYGLFYCLYALATFLPNLGVTVRRLHDVGKSGWFMLIALIPIIGAIWLLVLMCRDGDQGQNDYGPDPKENVGEVVA
- the gltA gene encoding NADPH-dependent glutamate synthase; translated protein: MTAKNKSFPRATRTAMKEQDPKARVKNFNEVPFGYTEAEAMTEAKRCLQCKKPPCVEGCPVSVKIPEFIKLVAEGKFLEAARKIKETNSLPAICGRVCPQETQCEIKCTLGTKGSPIAVGNLERFVADYEMAQGTFVMPALKPKNGKKVGVVGSGPAGLTTAGELVKEGFDVTIFEAFHEPGGVLVYGIPEFRLPKEIVRKEISYLEKMGVKLERNFIVGRTATIDGLMNEEGFSAIFIGSGAGLPSFMHIPGENSIGVYAANEYLTRNNLMRAYKDDADTPIIRGRHVVTVGGGNVAMDAARTALRLGAETSTIVYRRTETEMPARAAEIHHAKEEGIIFQLLTNPVAVLADEQGFVKGMRCLRMELGVPDESGRRRPMPVRGSEFDIACDVAVIAIGNSPNPLIPETAPDIKRSKWGGIEANEADGRTSKKFVYAGGDIVTGAATVILAMGAGKAAARSIAEDLINSNK
- a CDS encoding sulfide/dihydroorotate dehydrogenase-like FAD/NAD-binding protein: MPKILKKEQLSDLVYRYRVDAPRIARMRRAGQFIILRATTEGERVPLTIANADGREGWIEIIFQVVGKSTKILSILREGDEIIDLAGPLGRPTHIENYGRCLCIGGGVGIAPLFPIVTALKEAGNDIIAILGARSANLLLLESEMKQQADTLIITTDDGTKGIRGFAADVVKKLLADGEKFDFSVVIGPAIMMRVTSAVTVAAGIKTYVSLNPIMIDGTGMCGGCRVTVGGVTKFACVDGPEFDASKIDWDEMMKRLNGYRMFEKNAMERHNCIITGRPA
- a CDS encoding Cas8a1 family CRISPR/Cas system-associated protein, which translates into the protein MNIWKCDVCGHEADGKASTFKCFKGPKLELSQSNYELYPYFPPGARKIDLCEACTLQLRGTLNEMKRKNMGIEMRIQSSK
- a CDS encoding ammonium transporter, whose amino-acid sequence is MNSALPAINTGDTAWMIVATALVMLMTLPGLALFYGGIAKRKDTLNVIAMSFVTFAMVSVLWIVYGYSLAFGTDVSGIIGNLQRCMMSGIKVGTLSSYQNTIPEFIYVVFQLTFAAITVALASGAYIERMKFSAWILFSVLWLTLVYCPVAHWVWGNGFLAKLGALDFAGGTVVHINAGVAALVGALVLGRRRESSLMPSNLVSTVTGAGLLWFGWFGFNAGSALTASGLACAAFLNTNTATATAAVAWMVTEWIFHKKPTVLGLASGAVAGLVAITPAAGFVNVGGSIIIGTLAGVVPYFMVAFVKARLGYDDSLDAFGIHGIGGTLGALLTGFLADPAINAAGKGLFYGNPGQVRVQLIAIGVVVLYDAIVTFGIFMLIKAVTGVRVNADDEVIGMDQSAHGERAIGY
- a CDS encoding P-II family nitrogen regulator, which translates into the protein MKYVIAIIQPVRLEAVKKALSGIEVFRLTVSNVEGVGRQKGHTEIYRGHEYEINFVGKVKLEIAVNDEFLEPTIQAIASSARNGKGQVGDGKIFVLPLEDVMRIRTGERGKEAI
- a CDS encoding type 1 glutamine amidotransferase, translating into MRLHYFQHAPQEGPGTIEEWARKRDCPITKTSFFDGKALPKLDEIDWLVIMGGPMSVNDENVFPWLKDEKRFIKSAIDAGKTVLGFCLGSQLMANALGAKVSKNRYKEIGWYELKLTKTGRSIKALSRFPDRLIAYQWHGETFDIPKNAALAATGDVCANQAFVFGGRVIGMQFHLEVSRDDVAAWIKSGPDDLTNDKYVQTPEKMLGNEKGFTEIKKYMTMMLDDLAAESD